A stretch of the TM7 phylum sp. oral taxon 349 genome encodes the following:
- the cas1 gene encoding CRISPR-associated endonuclease Cas1 has protein sequence MKFEDIFTPEREKYILAEMKEKQNNESGYGSDFMRFDEFEVFLPQNRKTLLNNLAAGRYSPHPVLLFERLKSTGKLRVLAKYTNIDIFILKNIADALYDFVSPQFSEACHAYRRDHGTLTAIDRIRYFAEQGCEFLVECDVRNYFDSINHGILIKQLNALIPDRRIVNIIKKYLVAPREYDDRIEKPNKGIVQGSPLSPLLSNIYLSGLDNFCTEKSWQYVRYADNMYFVTNNRADAEVILRTVRDRLRTEYKLQLNYQKSGIYDITKRKMLGYCLKRLPNGQIDCIRQQRQVAKAYPSWQHHAIGKKNDVYYLFEDGILTKRDYTLFFENDTFVSPIPLHTVESLNVFANITFNSRFFENILKCNIPLHFHNKFGDCLGHLVPTQHVARSETMLRQTSIYENLPERRRYALAIEKASLHNMTSVLLYYLYRKHDTRLDTAVTRMRAYTKRLSACKTPADMLLIEARARKLYYNTLNFVIGQPGFCFIQRSRRPPEDPINALISFGNTVLYNRCSDLIHKTSLDCRIAFVHASNHRDESLNLDIADIFKPIIVDRVILSLINRQQINANDHFEEMPEGGIYLSKEGKKIFIQEFQYKLNSLISYKGNRISYEYLITLEIRSLLRSIIGKKFSYKPYKGR, from the coding sequence ATGAAGTTTGAGGATATATTTACGCCGGAGCGTGAGAAGTACATTCTGGCAGAGATGAAAGAAAAGCAGAATAACGAAAGCGGATATGGCTCTGACTTTATGCGCTTTGATGAATTTGAAGTATTTTTACCGCAGAATCGGAAGACGCTGCTAAATAACTTAGCAGCAGGACGCTACTCCCCTCACCCTGTTCTGCTTTTCGAAAGATTAAAATCAACGGGTAAGTTACGAGTTCTCGCAAAATACACTAACATTGATATTTTTATCTTAAAGAATATCGCAGATGCATTATATGATTTTGTGTCGCCTCAATTTTCTGAAGCATGTCACGCTTATCGTAGGGATCACGGTACACTGACCGCTATCGATCGCATACGTTATTTTGCTGAGCAAGGATGTGAGTTTTTAGTTGAGTGTGATGTGCGTAATTATTTCGATTCAATTAATCACGGGATACTTATTAAACAGCTAAATGCGCTTATTCCCGATCGTCGGATTGTTAACATAATTAAAAAATACCTTGTTGCACCACGTGAGTATGATGATCGTATAGAGAAACCGAATAAAGGCATTGTACAGGGGTCGCCGTTATCGCCGCTCCTTAGCAATATCTACCTTTCGGGGTTAGATAATTTCTGTACTGAGAAGTCGTGGCAATATGTCCGGTACGCTGATAATATGTATTTCGTGACGAATAACCGTGCTGATGCCGAGGTGATCCTACGGACGGTTCGCGATCGCCTGCGTACTGAGTATAAGCTGCAGCTTAATTACCAGAAGAGCGGAATTTACGACATAACGAAGCGAAAGATGCTCGGTTATTGCTTGAAGAGGCTTCCAAACGGACAGATAGATTGCATTCGCCAGCAACGCCAAGTTGCGAAAGCATATCCTAGCTGGCAGCATCACGCTATCGGTAAGAAAAACGACGTATACTATTTGTTTGAGGATGGTATCCTGACGAAACGCGACTATACTTTATTCTTTGAAAATGATACGTTTGTCTCGCCGATTCCTTTGCATACAGTAGAATCACTGAATGTATTTGCTAATATTACATTTAATAGCCGATTCTTTGAGAATATCCTCAAATGCAACATTCCCCTACACTTTCATAATAAATTTGGAGATTGCCTCGGGCATCTTGTACCGACACAGCATGTCGCTCGGAGCGAAACGATGTTGCGCCAGACGAGCATCTATGAAAACTTACCTGAACGCCGGCGCTATGCGCTTGCTATAGAGAAAGCTTCGTTGCATAATATGACGTCAGTATTGCTCTACTATCTTTATCGTAAACATGACACTCGTCTTGATACTGCTGTTACGCGAATGAGGGCGTATACAAAACGGCTCAGTGCATGCAAGACTCCTGCTGACATGCTGCTCATAGAAGCGCGTGCTCGTAAGTTATATTATAATACGCTTAATTTTGTTATCGGTCAGCCTGGTTTTTGCTTTATCCAGCGTAGTCGCCGTCCTCCCGAAGACCCGATAAACGCATTAATTAGTTTTGGCAATACAGTTTTGTATAATCGGTGTAGCGACCTTATTCATAAGACAAGTTTAGATTGTCGTATAGCATTTGTGCATGCGTCAAATCATCGCGATGAGAGTCTGAACCTAGATATCGCAGATATATTTAAGCCAATTATCGTTGATCGTGTTATTCTGTCGTTAATTAATAGGCAGCAAATCAATGCGAACGATCATTTCGAGGAGATGCCGGAAGGTGGAATTTACTTATCGAAAGAAGGTAAAAAGATTTTTATTCAGGAGTTTCAATACAAATTAAATAGCCTCATTTCCTACAAAGGCAATCGTATTAGCTACGAGTATCTCATCACACTTGAAATTCGTAGTTTGTTGCGCTCAATTATCGGTAAGAAATTTAGTTATAAACCATATAAAGGGCGCTGA
- a CDS encoding PAS domain-containing protein encodes MIVSAAIAGLCAWSYITGADATNERLFVPIIPGIFAAATFIAAAVSYAIAPYHKLAMSCWLNYALCCVTTAVLVVATGGVHSPFMSLLVMLAPIAGVLGRQMVALFGVLAVAFAAQQIIMESTPVAQSLPIIAILTIGFCAGLPFWLRQSAAAHDTAKDRSYQELATKLDKAASTSEVVINAIGDGVLALDNNGAVRLINPAAQQMIGWGEQDAAGLNYKTVLKLQTSTGTDISDSTDPVMIALSSNKPVKDDTLSIQTQSDKSFLAYISVSPISTDDTHDGVIVVFRDITAERHDERQRAEFISTASHEMRTPVASIEGYLGLALNPQTASVDDRARNYIAKAHESAQHLGRLFSDLLDISKADDHRLKNDPHIVDVISFVGDIVEGLKPRADEKGLTFIYRPTHNEENEDGAKQVSPIFYANVDNDHLREIVQNLIENAIKYTPAGSVAVDVTGDEKRITISVSDTGIGIPREDQAHLFQKFYRVDNSDTREINGTGLGLYLCRRLTETIGGRLWVESEYKKGSTFFVSIPRADNVTAQRLIKESAFKASIAATKAQQQNQPLAQNTAQAAPAVQSSPNPEPQPIDTPPATPDAQTPYANTPLSSIEANPEQYIKQLRQQVSLSVPPRDPPK; translated from the coding sequence ATGATTGTAAGTGCCGCTATCGCCGGGCTATGCGCGTGGTCTTATATTACCGGGGCAGACGCTACAAACGAGCGGTTATTTGTACCAATAATACCAGGTATTTTCGCAGCAGCAACATTTATTGCTGCTGCAGTATCCTACGCCATAGCGCCATACCATAAGCTCGCTATGTCGTGCTGGCTAAATTACGCGCTCTGCTGCGTAACGACAGCTGTGCTCGTCGTCGCAACAGGCGGCGTTCATTCGCCGTTTATGAGTTTGCTCGTCATGCTTGCGCCGATTGCCGGCGTGCTTGGCAGGCAAATGGTCGCGCTCTTCGGCGTGCTCGCCGTTGCATTTGCCGCACAGCAAATTATTATGGAAAGCACGCCTGTCGCGCAATCGCTGCCAATCATCGCTATACTTACTATTGGCTTCTGCGCCGGCTTACCATTTTGGCTGCGCCAGTCCGCTGCGGCACACGACACCGCAAAAGACCGCTCATACCAAGAGCTCGCTACTAAGCTTGACAAAGCAGCAAGCACGTCAGAGGTTGTTATCAACGCAATCGGCGACGGCGTGCTTGCACTCGACAACAATGGTGCAGTAAGGCTCATCAATCCTGCCGCACAACAAATGATTGGCTGGGGCGAGCAAGACGCCGCCGGACTTAATTACAAGACTGTGCTCAAGCTGCAAACATCAACCGGCACGGATATTTCAGACAGCACCGATCCGGTCATGATTGCGCTCAGCAGCAATAAGCCGGTAAAAGACGATACACTGAGCATACAGACGCAATCTGACAAATCGTTCTTGGCATACATTTCTGTCAGTCCGATCAGTACAGATGACACGCACGACGGCGTCATTGTCGTATTTCGCGATATCACTGCTGAGCGCCACGACGAACGCCAACGCGCCGAGTTTATTAGCACCGCCAGCCATGAAATGCGCACACCTGTCGCAAGCATTGAGGGCTATTTAGGATTAGCGCTTAACCCGCAAACAGCCTCGGTTGATGATCGCGCACGCAACTATATCGCTAAGGCGCATGAGTCAGCACAGCACTTGGGGCGGCTATTCTCCGATCTACTTGACATCAGTAAGGCCGACGACCACCGCCTAAAGAACGACCCGCACATTGTTGACGTTATATCGTTCGTCGGCGACATCGTTGAAGGACTTAAGCCGCGCGCTGACGAAAAAGGGTTAACTTTCATATATCGCCCAACGCACAATGAAGAGAACGAAGACGGCGCTAAACAAGTCAGTCCAATTTTTTATGCTAATGTCGATAACGATCATTTGCGCGAAATCGTCCAAAATCTGATCGAAAACGCTATCAAGTATACGCCTGCCGGATCGGTCGCCGTCGACGTCACTGGCGACGAGAAGCGTATCACTATCAGTGTATCCGACACCGGTATCGGTATTCCGCGCGAAGACCAAGCGCACCTATTCCAAAAGTTCTACCGCGTCGACAACAGCGACACGCGCGAAATCAACGGCACCGGTCTTGGACTATACCTGTGCCGCCGCCTCACCGAAACGATCGGCGGGCGCTTGTGGGTTGAAAGCGAATATAAAAAGGGAAGTACATTTTTCGTATCAATTCCGCGCGCCGATAATGTAACCGCGCAGCGCTTAATTAAAGAATCCGCCTTTAAAGCATCAATTGCTGCTACAAAAGCACAGCAACAAAACCAGCCGCTAGCCCAAAACACAGCGCAAGCAGCACCGGCAGTACAGTCCTCGCCCAATCCAGAACCACAGCCAATCGACACACCGCCCGCCACGCCAGACGCACAAACCCCCTACGCCAACACACCGTTATCGTCAATTGAAGCTAATCCCGAACAGTACATCAAACAATTGCGCCAACAGGTTTCGCTATCAGTTCCGCCGCGCGATCCGCCAAAATAA
- a CDS encoding response regulator: MTKILLVEDDKSLREIYNVRLGAEGYDIVSAGDGEEALALAIKERPDLIVSDVMMPKISGFDMLDILRSTTETKNVKVIMMTALSNEEQRQRGLALGADRYLVKSQVGIEDVVRTVHEVLEDDSSVATGPAPLVSSDSLSETPTDTSGQEIDTAPAAPVSPESSPVAAPTVAPRPNPASSIPLPPPRSATLQVPQPHAAAQPVATAAPEPPQPAPAPTAAPASAPANPMLATAPAPAPTAPSLQPSALPQPIAPFSTPRPGSSGRIIQPIEHDDSQAIADITARMSQELAGVQAISNIPAPQPHAAAQPVATAAPEPPQPAPAPTAAPASAPNSEPKLPPTPPAISSSPSVAPMQPTVVSAPVQPPHPLAQEQPPSAPQIPQAPQPAPSVRPVAPAQPVPAAQTTAAATAQALSIPVQPIPPTGTPPTPAASSPSTLSQQPAVPSAQPATSASISSPAASAPAPADNTLSGMQFEETLRTDVPASQRTTL, encoded by the coding sequence ATGACAAAAATATTATTAGTAGAAGACGACAAGAGCCTGCGCGAAATCTATAACGTTCGGCTCGGCGCCGAAGGATATGACATTGTGTCTGCCGGCGACGGTGAAGAGGCGCTTGCATTAGCAATCAAAGAACGCCCCGATCTCATCGTTAGCGATGTGATGATGCCAAAAATCAGCGGTTTTGATATGCTTGACATTCTACGCAGCACCACCGAAACCAAAAATGTCAAAGTGATTATGATGACCGCCCTGTCAAACGAAGAACAACGCCAGCGCGGACTAGCACTTGGTGCCGACCGCTACCTCGTCAAATCGCAGGTTGGCATTGAAGACGTCGTCCGTACCGTGCACGAAGTACTTGAGGACGATTCATCGGTTGCGACCGGACCAGCGCCACTTGTATCATCAGATTCTTTAAGCGAGACACCTACCGACACGAGCGGCCAGGAAATAGATACTGCTCCTGCAGCACCCGTATCGCCCGAATCTAGCCCCGTTGCCGCACCCACGGTTGCACCCCGCCCAAATCCGGCATCATCAATACCATTACCGCCACCACGCTCGGCCACGCTCCAAGTGCCTCAACCACACGCCGCCGCACAACCGGTAGCCACAGCTGCTCCTGAGCCGCCGCAGCCAGCGCCAGCACCAACTGCAGCGCCGGCGAGCGCCCCTGCAAACCCAATGCTCGCAACCGCGCCTGCGCCCGCGCCAACTGCACCGTCATTGCAGCCATCAGCGCTGCCACAGCCTATCGCACCGTTTTCAACGCCGCGTCCAGGTTCATCTGGTCGCATCATCCAGCCAATTGAACACGACGATTCACAAGCTATCGCCGATATTACCGCACGCATGAGCCAGGAACTCGCAGGCGTGCAAGCGATCAGCAACATTCCGGCGCCTCAACCACACGCCGCCGCACAACCGGTAGCCACAGCTGCTCCTGAGCCGCCGCAGCCAGCGCCAGCACCAACTGCAGCGCCGGCGAGCGCCCCCAACTCAGAGCCAAAGCTTCCGCCAACGCCGCCAGCCATATCGTCCAGCCCTTCAGTGGCACCAATGCAGCCAACTGTTGTTTCAGCGCCAGTACAGCCTCCGCATCCGTTAGCGCAAGAACAGCCGCCGTCAGCGCCTCAAATACCTCAGGCGCCGCAGCCAGCGCCTAGCGTCCGCCCAGTCGCACCCGCACAGCCGGTACCAGCAGCACAAACGACCGCAGCAGCCACAGCTCAAGCGCTGAGCATTCCAGTTCAGCCAATCCCGCCAACCGGAACGCCGCCAACCCCAGCCGCCTCATCACCGTCCACGCTATCGCAGCAGCCAGCAGTTCCGTCCGCACAGCCGGCAACGTCCGCCAGCATTTCTTCGCCAGCAGCGTCCGCACCAGCACCAGCAGACAATACACTATCTGGCATGCAGTTTGAAGAAACCCTGCGAACAGACGTGCCAGCATCACAAAGAACTACGCTATAA
- a CDS encoding rRNA pseudouridine synthase: MNTPHDTGKSPERLNKFLARQLGISRREADVLIENETVMVNHTLATLGTRITPSDSIDVAGTPVARRPAALRYIALNKPIGYVCSRRMQGNAPTIYSLLPPELHMLKPVGRLDKDSSGLLLLTNDGDFAHRMTHPKFAKTKQYRVRLDRDLEPLHQQMISDFGIELDDGRSQLILARLDDNRREWHITMSEGRNRQIRRTFAALGYTVTRLHRTNFGNYTLNGIRQGKWQTILT; the protein is encoded by the coding sequence ATGAACACTCCGCACGATACCGGCAAGTCGCCGGAACGGCTCAATAAGTTCCTCGCGCGGCAGCTCGGTATCTCGCGCCGCGAGGCTGATGTTTTAATTGAAAACGAAACCGTCATGGTTAATCATACGCTCGCTACGCTTGGTACGCGCATTACGCCAAGCGACAGCATTGACGTCGCAGGAACACCAGTTGCCCGTAGACCCGCCGCGCTACGCTATATCGCGCTCAATAAACCCATCGGCTACGTTTGTTCGCGCCGCATGCAAGGCAATGCGCCAACAATTTACTCATTGCTGCCGCCTGAGCTTCATATGCTTAAGCCTGTCGGACGCCTTGACAAAGACAGTTCCGGATTATTGCTTCTCACCAATGACGGCGACTTCGCGCATCGTATGACGCACCCTAAATTCGCTAAGACGAAACAATATCGCGTCCGCCTTGACCGCGACCTTGAACCGCTCCATCAACAAATGATCAGCGACTTCGGCATAGAGCTTGACGACGGGCGCAGCCAGCTTATACTCGCACGTCTCGACGACAATCGCCGCGAATGGCACATCACTATGAGCGAGGGACGCAATCGGCAAATCCGCCGCACATTTGCAGCGCTCGGTTACACTGTTACCCGGTTGCACCGCACGAACTTCGGGAACTATACGCTAAACGGCATACGGCAGGGGAAGTGGCAAACGATACTTACATAG
- the cas2 gene encoding CRISPR-associated endonuclease Cas2, whose protein sequence is MYIICCYDVASRRNKPVNKLCAAYLQPLQRSVFAGHITERQLMKFQIALAEVIDTEEDTITIFVAANAIHLARWQIGVVARGGTII, encoded by the coding sequence ATGTATATTATCTGTTGCTATGATGTTGCCTCAAGGCGTAATAAGCCGGTAAATAAATTGTGTGCTGCCTACTTGCAGCCGTTGCAGCGATCTGTTTTTGCCGGACATATTACCGAGCGCCAGTTAATGAAGTTTCAGATCGCTCTCGCCGAAGTTATTGATACCGAAGAAGACACGATTACGATTTTTGTCGCTGCCAATGCTATACATCTGGCGCGGTGGCAGATCGGCGTCGTTGCCAGAGGCGGCACGATTATATAA
- the cas6 gene encoding CRISPR-associated endoribonuclease Cas6, which produces MSFIYRLIEIGNPILSDQIHNYQRHHRRDYDAPPPFKFFTFGRLNGRAIINRGQIRFIKQAAFEVRSPDKAIIDAIIAGLVKRQRFTFMDNTVDVIGFSYQKTDLQHVHRLVTRTLSPITVYRTESAGKTIYFHPQQPEFIELIVRNMTLKYRSFYGFSPKPALDVHLVPDGIIKKTVTTFKRVLVTAYDCELELVGAPDLLQFAYDTGLGAKNSNGFGMFKIIHSV; this is translated from the coding sequence ATGAGTTTCATCTACCGCTTGATTGAGATCGGCAATCCGATATTGAGCGATCAGATTCACAACTACCAGCGGCACCATCGTCGCGATTATGATGCGCCGCCGCCATTTAAATTTTTCACGTTTGGGCGTTTGAATGGTCGAGCAATTATTAACCGTGGTCAGATTCGTTTTATTAAGCAGGCAGCATTTGAGGTACGCTCGCCAGATAAAGCGATTATTGATGCAATTATTGCCGGTCTCGTTAAGCGGCAGCGCTTTACGTTTATGGATAATACCGTTGATGTTATCGGGTTTTCCTACCAAAAAACTGATCTGCAGCATGTGCACCGCTTGGTGACGAGAACGTTATCGCCGATTACTGTTTATCGGACAGAGTCTGCCGGTAAAACAATCTATTTTCACCCGCAGCAGCCAGAGTTTATTGAGCTTATTGTGCGCAATATGACGTTGAAATATCGGTCGTTCTATGGATTCTCTCCAAAGCCCGCCCTTGATGTTCATCTCGTTCCTGATGGGATTATTAAAAAAACGGTGACAACATTTAAGCGCGTTCTCGTAACGGCTTATGACTGCGAACTTGAGCTAGTTGGTGCGCCAGATCTTTTGCAATTCGCATACGATACAGGGCTTGGTGCAAAAAACTCTAATGGATTTGGTATGTTTAAGATTATTCATAGCGTATGA
- a CDS encoding DUF1016 family protein, giving the protein MNKGEIALQNTDTGKDPHQFDDIVKIVESAKYRAYRKVNEELILMHQEVGKYISEKSKEASYGSNFVENVADFFSENYPDLKGFTRRGLYRMKQFYELYKDDEKVSTLLTQLSWSNHLKIISGSKSKEEREFYLNLAIKENLTHRELMRQMDSGYYERFTLSNGEGLPATQKTKQETYNLFMDSYMLEFLDTPKIGSDRDFQKSILENLKNFILEIGKDFTFIGNEYRVQVGNHDYYIDLLFYHRGLSCLAAFELKLGEFKPEYIGKMNLYLEALDREVKKKAENPSVGVILCTSKDDKVVEYTLSRSLSPAMVSEYTLKLIDKSLLQRKLKEYAEIVEEESE; this is encoded by the coding sequence ATGAACAAAGGTGAGATAGCATTGCAGAACACGGATACGGGAAAAGATCCTCACCAGTTTGATGATATTGTTAAGATTGTCGAAAGCGCAAAGTATCGTGCTTACAGGAAAGTCAATGAAGAGCTGATTTTGATGCATCAGGAAGTAGGAAAGTACATAAGTGAGAAAAGCAAAGAAGCAAGTTACGGATCGAATTTTGTGGAAAATGTTGCTGATTTTTTCTCCGAAAACTACCCTGACTTAAAAGGATTTACCCGCAGAGGACTTTATAGAATGAAACAATTCTATGAACTATATAAAGACGATGAAAAAGTGTCAACACTGTTGACACAATTGAGCTGGTCTAATCATTTAAAAATAATATCCGGCTCAAAAAGCAAGGAAGAAAGAGAATTTTATCTTAACTTAGCGATAAAAGAAAATTTAACACATCGTGAGTTAATGAGACAGATGGATAGCGGCTATTATGAGAGATTCACACTCTCTAACGGCGAAGGGCTGCCTGCTACGCAAAAGACAAAGCAAGAAACATATAATTTGTTCATGGACAGTTACATGTTGGAATTCCTTGATACACCAAAGATTGGAAGTGATAGAGATTTTCAAAAATCAATTCTTGAAAATCTAAAGAATTTCATTTTAGAGATAGGAAAAGACTTCACGTTTATAGGAAACGAGTACAGAGTGCAGGTTGGCAATCATGATTACTATATAGATTTGTTGTTTTATCATAGGGGATTGTCTTGCTTAGCCGCATTTGAACTAAAGTTAGGAGAATTTAAGCCGGAATATATCGGAAAAATGAACTTATATTTAGAAGCACTGGATAGAGAAGTGAAAAAGAAAGCTGAAAATCCAAGTGTTGGTGTTATTCTTTGTACTTCAAAAGATGATAAAGTTGTAGAATATACACTAAGCAGAAGTTTGTCTCCTGCGATGGTGTCTGAATATACTTTAAAACTTATAGATAAGAGTCTGCTACAGAGAAAGCTAAAAGAGTATGCAGAAATTGTAGAAGAAGAAAGTGAATAG
- a CDS encoding AbrB/MazE/SpoVT family DNA-binding domain-containing protein, which yields MEDTFMDIAKVMSKGQVTIPKRIRKLLNLQNGDHVIFVVDKDKVQIQNSKAFIKENASK from the coding sequence ATGGAAGATACATTTATGGATATTGCAAAAGTTATGTCAAAGGGGCAAGTTACTATTCCGAAGAGGATAAGAAAGCTTTTAAATCTACAAAATGGAGATCATGTTATTTTTGTAGTCGACAAAGATAAAGTGCAAATTCAAAATTCTAAGGCTTTTATCAAAGAAAATGCTAGTAAATAA
- the cmr6 gene encoding type III-B CRISPR module RAMP protein Cmr6: MAKTKKRNKQHKFVQKDQQHNQSQARSESFDICNFAYFFYDQYPDSIARMVAAGKTVDMHVPKGLNDAIKAYRPTSDGRSQTVHSLYQRGLLSRIGSHEVRHIALQVAHPGLIAGTGTARAIPDIEGCIQNGISLDYTTGLPYIPGSSIKGSLRSALEPSRNGESESACAHLELFRELFGDDSLDMETLRDIIVALFDNETEFGQASQPIFFDALAEPNDKSLFTFDFITPHRADEDPFKDPVPLQILKVTPGTLFNFYIALPSEFRVNDRLTLTCAQVQDVFKQLLMTFGVGAKTNLGYGLFCEV; this comes from the coding sequence ATGGCGAAAACTAAGAAGCGTAACAAGCAACACAAGTTTGTGCAAAAAGATCAGCAGCATAACCAGAGCCAGGCGCGCAGCGAGTCGTTTGATATTTGTAACTTCGCCTACTTCTTTTACGATCAGTACCCTGATAGTATTGCCCGGATGGTGGCTGCAGGTAAGACCGTTGATATGCATGTCCCAAAAGGCTTAAATGATGCAATAAAAGCATATCGACCAACGTCAGATGGCAGGTCTCAAACGGTACATTCGTTATATCAGCGCGGGTTACTTAGTCGGATTGGCTCTCATGAGGTTCGTCATATTGCGCTGCAGGTAGCTCATCCGGGGCTTATTGCCGGTACGGGAACTGCACGCGCAATCCCTGATATTGAGGGTTGTATTCAAAACGGAATTAGCCTTGACTATACAACAGGGCTGCCATATATCCCGGGCTCTTCTATTAAGGGGTCGCTGCGAAGCGCTCTTGAGCCGTCGCGAAATGGTGAGTCTGAGTCTGCCTGCGCTCATCTTGAATTATTCCGCGAATTGTTTGGTGACGATAGCCTTGACATGGAGACGCTGCGCGACATCATTGTTGCACTCTTTGATAATGAGACGGAATTTGGTCAGGCGAGCCAACCGATATTCTTTGATGCCCTAGCCGAACCGAACGACAAGTCGCTGTTTACGTTTGATTTTATTACGCCGCACCGTGCTGATGAGGATCCGTTTAAAGATCCGGTGCCACTACAGATTCTTAAGGTGACTCCAGGTACGTTATTCAATTTTTATATTGCGTTGCCGAGCGAATTTCGAGTTAACGATAGGTTAACGCTTACGTGTGCGCAGGTACAGGACGTATTTAAGCAGCTACTGATGACGTTTGGCGTCGGGGCGAAGACGAATCTGGGCTACGGTCTCTTTTGCGAGGTCTAA
- the cmr4 gene encoding type III-B CRISPR module RAMP protein Cmr4 codes for MKAYLYNIHCITNLHVGSGESQSGLIDKEVQRDPVLGMPCIPGSAIKGALREYLTNRSADRLDDRALLRAFGASPQDDDMNAGELKFIGATLLAYPVQRKGAHGDKTGSYIMRASRACVDHINQIAASFGLQPVDSHADDSKNLDSVQLPVVARNSIGGPDKTGSNLWYEEFVPHQAEFVCAIAGDDAMLLDEIDKHLDGHVVQFGANSSVGYGLCRLTNLTKEAQ; via the coding sequence ATGAAGGCATATCTTTATAATATTCACTGTATTACCAACCTGCACGTCGGCAGCGGCGAGTCTCAATCGGGTTTGATTGATAAAGAGGTTCAGCGCGACCCCGTTCTTGGCATGCCCTGTATACCGGGGTCGGCAATAAAAGGAGCTCTGCGGGAATACCTGACGAATCGTTCGGCTGACCGTCTAGATGATCGGGCTTTGCTGCGTGCGTTTGGCGCGTCGCCGCAGGACGATGATATGAATGCCGGCGAGCTGAAATTTATAGGCGCTACCCTATTGGCGTATCCGGTGCAGCGCAAAGGAGCCCATGGAGATAAAACAGGTTCGTATATTATGAGAGCGAGCCGTGCGTGCGTTGATCATATCAATCAGATTGCGGCTTCTTTTGGCCTGCAGCCGGTAGATTCGCATGCTGATGATAGTAAAAATCTTGATTCGGTTCAGCTGCCTGTTGTTGCACGCAATTCAATTGGCGGTCCGGATAAAACCGGCAGCAACTTGTGGTATGAGGAGTTTGTCCCCCATCAAGCAGAGTTTGTTTGTGCGATTGCTGGCGATGACGCTATGCTGCTTGACGAGATTGATAAGCATCTTGATGGCCACGTTGTTCAGTTCGGTGCTAATTCATCTGTCGGCTATGGATTATGCCGGCTAACCAACCTTACTAAGGAGGCGCAGTAA